The Hymenobacter sp. GOD-10R genome includes a window with the following:
- a CDS encoding acyloxyacyl hydrolase, which translates to MPYVSASRLLITGFTLLGLVFGIPQRGQAQQASPTLPAGPLIIGAYAQGSFILAHTPAVKHLAVSHPTGFELNLQRQTNGSAPWHAWYRYPKIGLALVYYDYHNPTLGQSYAATVYINKSFWRTARQEVNFRLGTGVGYFPNAFNQETNHKNNIISSHLNATIQMRLEYDVALSERVGLLMGVGLNHYSNGATTKPNFGINLPSVMLGLNYHQQRAFQALPITDADKPTDIGRNFINLSTSLGFKQRDEADRRKYLVNSVSVIGGRRINRKSNLLVGLEGFYDHSLSAELRDTASAGEKLPDVKKGGVLVGHELLFGRLAFVTHLGIYVYNPYKSNKFYYERIGLKYQFTDLLFGAVDLKVHRGSADVIEWKVGVKL; encoded by the coding sequence ATGCCTTACGTTTCCGCATCTCGCCTACTCATCACTGGGTTTACGTTACTCGGTTTGGTATTCGGAATACCACAACGTGGCCAAGCGCAACAAGCGTCGCCGACGCTACCCGCTGGCCCACTAATTATTGGTGCTTACGCGCAAGGAAGCTTTATCCTTGCTCACACACCTGCGGTGAAGCACCTAGCTGTGTCGCACCCCACTGGCTTCGAGCTAAACCTACAACGCCAAACCAACGGCTCCGCACCATGGCACGCATGGTACCGCTACCCGAAGATTGGGCTAGCGCTAGTGTACTACGATTACCATAATCCTACCCTAGGTCAATCGTACGCGGCTACCGTGTACATAAACAAGTCATTCTGGCGTACAGCTCGCCAAGAGGTCAACTTTCGCTTGGGCACCGGCGTGGGCTACTTCCCCAACGCCTTCAACCAGGAGACCAATCATAAGAACAACATTATCAGCTCGCATCTCAACGCCACCATCCAAATGCGGTTGGAATATGATGTGGCATTGTCGGAGCGCGTGGGCTTACTGATGGGGGTTGGGCTCAATCACTACTCCAACGGTGCCACCACAAAGCCGAACTTTGGTATCAACCTGCCCTCGGTAATGCTGGGCCTCAACTACCATCAGCAACGTGCCTTCCAAGCGTTGCCAATCACCGATGCTGATAAACCAACCGACATTGGGCGCAACTTCATCAACCTAAGCACCAGCCTAGGCTTTAAGCAGCGCGATGAAGCAGACCGGCGTAAGTACCTGGTCAACTCCGTATCAGTGATTGGGGGCCGGCGCATCAACCGAAAGAGTAACCTGCTAGTGGGGCTAGAAGGCTTCTACGACCATTCATTGAGCGCAGAACTCCGCGACACGGCCAGCGCCGGCGAGAAACTGCCTGACGTAAAAAAGGGAGGCGTTTTGGTTGGGCATGAGCTGCTATTCGGTCGGCTAGCTTTCGTAACGCACCTCGGCATCTATGTGTATAATCCTTATAAATCCAATAAGTTCTACTACGAACGGATAGGATTGAAGTACCAATTCACAGACTTACTCTTCGGCGCCGTCGACTTGAAAGTGCACCGCGGCTCTGCTGATGTTATCGAGTGGAAGGTAGGCGTAAAGCTCTGA
- a CDS encoding porin family protein, translated as MKKLALLTLGLATASLAHAQSGFRIGVRVGGTYSTIGGKNADQVGGPNSGADINYLAGFNAGLSFQLPLSSDGFWTLAPEILVDRKGFKRSYTISDRGTLTSQGYANNVEKFQSEGKRILTYIDLPIPVRINTAPGGSGLYFELGPQIGYMARSSQDFTQTTKFNNGDKDKTSTPAGDYKEDLASFDIGGLAGVGYQTEGGISVGVRYNQGFKSLFDTKDVSAKYEPKAFNRMFTVQLGYLLPLGK; from the coding sequence ATGAAAAAGCTCGCTCTCCTCACGCTCGGCCTTGCTACTGCTTCTTTGGCCCATGCTCAATCTGGCTTCCGCATCGGAGTCCGTGTTGGCGGTACCTACTCGACTATTGGTGGCAAGAATGCCGACCAAGTTGGCGGCCCTAACAGCGGTGCTGACATTAACTACCTAGCTGGCTTTAACGCTGGTCTCTCTTTCCAACTGCCTCTAAGCAGCGACGGATTTTGGACTTTAGCTCCTGAAATTCTTGTAGACCGGAAAGGCTTCAAACGCTCTTATACGATCAGCGACCGTGGCACGCTCACTAGCCAAGGCTACGCCAACAACGTGGAGAAATTCCAGAGCGAAGGCAAACGCATTCTAACGTATATCGATCTACCAATTCCAGTACGGATCAATACCGCTCCTGGTGGCTCAGGTTTATACTTCGAGCTAGGTCCGCAAATTGGTTACATGGCTCGCTCAAGCCAAGACTTCACGCAGACCACTAAGTTTAACAACGGTGACAAAGACAAAACCAGCACCCCAGCAGGCGACTACAAAGAAGACCTGGCTAGCTTCGACATCGGTGGTTTGGCTGGCGTTGGTTACCAAACAGAAGGTGGCATCAGCGTAGGCGTACGTTACAACCAAGGTTTCAAATCGTTGTTCGACACGAAAGACGTAAGCGCCAAATACGAGCCCAAAGCATTCAACCGGATGTTCACGGTACAACTCGGCTACCTACTGCCCCTCGGCAAGTAA
- a CDS encoding porin family protein, which yields MKKAFLAVVALLLITSASAIESRAQGVRVGIKAGANLSNLSGDLQDEDRFQNKTGFVGGLMLNVPLLADNFLSLQPELLYSQKGFKNDGSYLKGLYSYKGKATYNYLDLPVLAKIKAGPIFVEAGPQFSYLINRKDETRRYLNGQQLDYSSAERDLSNVNRFEVGYAAGIGVQVVGVILDVRYNGSFTDFTKNGYQGNDLRNARNSVFQASVGFLFPSGN from the coding sequence ATGAAAAAGGCTTTCCTTGCAGTAGTTGCTCTACTGCTTATTACCTCTGCTTCTGCTATCGAATCACGCGCACAAGGCGTACGGGTCGGCATCAAGGCAGGCGCTAACTTGTCGAACCTTTCGGGCGACCTACAAGATGAAGATCGTTTCCAAAACAAAACTGGCTTTGTTGGTGGCCTGATGCTCAACGTGCCTCTGCTTGCCGACAACTTCTTGTCGCTGCAACCGGAGCTATTGTATTCTCAGAAAGGCTTCAAGAATGACGGTTCATATCTAAAAGGGTTATATAGCTACAAAGGCAAGGCTACTTATAACTACCTCGATTTGCCCGTACTAGCCAAAATCAAGGCTGGTCCTATCTTCGTAGAAGCTGGTCCTCAATTCAGCTACCTGATCAATCGTAAAGATGAGACCCGCCGCTACCTCAACGGTCAGCAGCTTGACTATAGCTCTGCTGAGCGCGACCTAAGCAACGTTAACCGCTTCGAAGTAGGCTATGCTGCAGGCATTGGCGTACAAGTAGTAGGCGTCATCCTCGACGTACGCTACAATGGTTCCTTCACCGATTTCACTAAGAACGGCTACCAAGGCAACGACCTTCGCAACGCTCGCAACTCGGTGTTTCAAGCTTCAGTAGGTTTCCTGTTCCCTAGCGGCAACTAA
- a CDS encoding porin family protein yields MNKFLLVTTAVFGAAVFVIPTAYAQGIGIGIGVKAGGNASRLAGGIANKDYYSTKYGGHGGLLLNVSFLKDGMLSVQPEVLFSQRGYKIDNPTYQMGNSTFNLKGTSSYNYLDVPVLIKFKLKSFYVEAGPQYSRLLNVKDEERYLLNGKQASHSNTEPSLARVNRNEIGLATGLGVQTNSGLLIGLRYNASFTEFAQRFYHNNELANARFSVFQASVGYLLKLK; encoded by the coding sequence ATGAATAAGTTTTTGCTCGTGACGACAGCCGTGTTTGGCGCTGCTGTATTTGTTATTCCGACCGCCTACGCGCAAGGCATCGGAATTGGTATTGGTGTTAAAGCAGGCGGCAATGCATCACGCCTAGCGGGCGGTATCGCCAATAAAGATTATTACTCCACTAAGTACGGTGGTCATGGTGGCCTGCTGCTGAATGTGAGTTTCTTAAAAGACGGCATGCTGTCGGTGCAACCCGAGGTGCTTTTTTCGCAACGCGGCTATAAGATTGACAACCCGACCTACCAGATGGGAAATAGTACCTTCAACCTCAAAGGCACTTCGTCCTACAATTATCTCGACGTACCAGTGCTCATTAAGTTTAAGCTGAAGAGCTTTTACGTTGAAGCAGGACCGCAGTACAGCCGACTTCTAAACGTGAAAGATGAGGAGCGCTACTTGCTCAATGGCAAACAAGCTAGCCACAGCAATACCGAACCTAGCTTAGCGCGTGTGAATCGCAACGAAATTGGTCTTGCCACAGGACTCGGAGTCCAAACAAATTCTGGTTTGCTCATCGGCCTTCGCTACAATGCCTCCTTCACGGAATTTGCGCAACGCTTTTATCACAATAACGAGTTGGCTAACGCCCGCTTCTCTGTGTTCCAGGCTTCGGTGGGTTACTTGCTGAAGCTGAAGTAA
- a CDS encoding porin family protein codes for MKTFLVSLLLIVSFASTGLAQGLRVGVKLGGTLSYGAGKDVRESKLRTAYHGGAVFNIGLGILGDSVVSLQPEVLYSIKGDQATSYGPSILAQLTYVDVPLLLKVNAGGLYFEAGPQVSYLLSSTRNPTNATIDSISYRKSDLGVAVGFGYQDPKGMNVGWRYTRGFNNILTTSDKTTVAAGTTDPVLRNTTIQLYVGFLFNRLFGKK; via the coding sequence ATGAAAACGTTTCTCGTATCCCTGTTGTTGATTGTCAGCTTTGCTTCTACTGGTCTTGCACAAGGCTTGCGGGTAGGAGTCAAATTAGGCGGCACTCTCTCTTATGGGGCAGGCAAAGACGTTCGGGAAAGCAAACTCCGCACGGCTTACCACGGCGGGGCGGTCTTCAATATTGGCCTCGGTATCCTAGGAGACAGTGTCGTTTCGCTGCAACCAGAAGTTTTGTACTCGATCAAGGGCGACCAAGCTACCTCTTACGGGCCATCAATATTGGCGCAGCTCACGTACGTCGATGTGCCCTTGCTGCTGAAGGTCAACGCAGGAGGCTTGTATTTCGAGGCGGGTCCGCAAGTGAGCTATCTGCTTTCCAGCACCCGCAACCCAACCAATGCGACTATTGATTCTATTTCCTACCGCAAATCAGACCTAGGTGTTGCGGTCGGCTTTGGCTACCAAGATCCGAAAGGCATGAACGTGGGCTGGCGCTACACTCGCGGCTTCAACAATATCCTGACGACAAGCGACAAGACCACAGTTGCCGCCGGCACTACTGATCCGGTGCTTCGCAACACCACCATCCAGCTGTACGTCGGCTTCTTATTCAATCGGCTTTTTGGCAAAAAATAA
- a CDS encoding dipeptidase: MASFLQDNQERFLNELMDWLRIPSVSADPKFRNDVLRAADYLKARLEEVGLENVELCQTAGNPIVYGEKVVDPSLPTVLVYGHYDVQPADPLELWTSGPFEPVIKDDKIYARGACDDKGQVYMHVKAFEVMMQNGGLPCNVKVMVEGEEEIGSNNLGIFVRENKEKLKADVILISDTGMIANDTPSIEVGLRGLSYHEVEVTGPNRDLHSGLYGGAVANPINVLCKMIASLHDENNHITIPGFYDKVDVLSEAERAELNRVPHSDDEFKQSIGLPATYGEEGYTTVERIGIRPTLDVNGIWGGYTGEGAKTVIASKAFAKISMRLVPHQTSDEITALFQQHFASIAPEGVTVQVRPHHGGEPVVTPTDSVAYQAAAKAIETTYGKKPVPTRGGGSIPIVAMFKSELGIDTVLLGFGLDSDAIHSPNEHFGVFNFLKGIETIPLFYQNYAAAGRS, translated from the coding sequence ATGGCTTCCTTCCTTCAAGATAACCAAGAACGTTTCCTAAACGAGCTAATGGATTGGCTGCGCATCCCGAGCGTATCGGCTGATCCAAAGTTTCGCAATGATGTACTCAGGGCAGCCGACTACCTCAAAGCACGCCTCGAAGAAGTAGGCTTGGAAAACGTGGAGCTGTGCCAAACGGCTGGTAACCCCATCGTATACGGCGAGAAAGTAGTAGACCCTAGCTTGCCAACGGTTCTCGTGTACGGCCACTACGACGTGCAGCCCGCCGACCCGCTGGAGCTATGGACTTCTGGCCCGTTCGAGCCCGTCATTAAGGACGATAAGATCTATGCCCGTGGCGCCTGCGACGACAAAGGTCAGGTGTACATGCACGTGAAGGCCTTCGAGGTGATGATGCAGAACGGTGGCCTGCCCTGCAACGTGAAGGTGATGGTGGAAGGCGAGGAGGAAATTGGCTCCAACAACCTAGGTATCTTCGTGCGGGAGAATAAGGAGAAGCTAAAGGCCGACGTGATTCTCATCTCCGATACCGGCATGATTGCCAACGATACACCGAGCATCGAGGTAGGCTTGCGCGGCCTCAGCTACCACGAGGTAGAAGTAACTGGTCCTAACCGCGACCTGCACTCGGGCCTCTACGGTGGCGCGGTGGCTAACCCCATCAATGTGCTGTGCAAGATGATAGCTAGCTTGCATGACGAGAACAACCACATTACTATCCCCGGCTTCTACGATAAGGTGGATGTGCTGAGCGAAGCCGAGCGCGCCGAACTCAACCGCGTGCCTCACTCCGACGACGAGTTCAAGCAGAGCATCGGCCTGCCAGCCACGTATGGCGAAGAAGGCTACACAACCGTAGAGCGTATTGGCATCCGACCCACGCTAGACGTGAATGGTATCTGGGGCGGCTACACGGGCGAGGGGGCCAAAACAGTAATTGCATCCAAGGCCTTCGCCAAAATCTCGATGCGTTTGGTGCCGCATCAAACCTCCGACGAAATCACGGCGCTGTTTCAGCAGCATTTCGCCAGCATCGCGCCCGAGGGCGTGACGGTGCAAGTACGACCCCACCACGGCGGCGAGCCTGTTGTGACGCCTACTGACTCAGTGGCTTACCAAGCGGCCGCCAAGGCCATCGAAACCACTTACGGCAAGAAGCCCGTGCCCACGCGCGGCGGTGGTTCTATCCCAATTGTAGCCATGTTCAAATCGGAGCTAGGTATCGATACGGTGCTGCTCGGGTTTGGCCTCGATTCGGATGCCATTCACTCGCCTAATGAGCACTTCGGCGTATTCAACTTCCTGAAGGGCATCGAGACGATACCGTTGTTCTACCAGAATTACGCGGCGGCAGGTCGGAGCTAA
- a CDS encoding SMI1/KNR4 family protein — translation MQVFYSQLKQFLTAALETADAIGCSEEEITYQERAYDIQFPLAYRLFLIWCGKTKLSWMNGRDFGLDTLAYSWDSATELLAENQSVLEPNGFVFSEWQGYNFWYFLQGIDNPPVKLCIIQSDVDPGLQIIEYGRFTDWLINQIKDSIKLKQSLKRIDVHVPTIWTELDRIAKLVAS, via the coding sequence ATGCAAGTCTTCTATTCTCAACTTAAACAGTTTCTGACTGCTGCTTTAGAAACTGCAGATGCTATAGGTTGCTCTGAAGAAGAAATCACCTACCAAGAAAGAGCTTATGATATTCAGTTTCCATTGGCTTATCGTCTTTTTCTGATATGGTGTGGAAAGACGAAGCTCAGTTGGATGAATGGACGAGATTTCGGATTAGATACGCTCGCTTATAGTTGGGACTCAGCAACTGAGCTCTTAGCAGAAAACCAATCCGTTTTAGAACCTAATGGCTTTGTTTTCTCGGAATGGCAGGGCTACAATTTCTGGTACTTTTTACAAGGAATTGACAACCCACCCGTAAAGCTGTGCATTATACAGAGTGATGTTGATCCGGGCCTCCAAATAATTGAATATGGCCGTTTTACTGATTGGCTTATCAATCAAATTAAAGATTCTATTAAGCTTAAGCAATCACTCAAAAGGATTGATGTTCACGTACCAACCATCTGGACTGAGTTAGATCGAATTGCCAAACTAGTAGCTAGCTAA
- the plsY gene encoding glycerol-3-phosphate 1-O-acyltransferase PlsY, whose amino-acid sequence MNLPVVLGLLVLAYLLGSIPTALWVGQRFFGLDIREHGSGNAGATNTFRVLGKKPGSLVMAVDVLKGWAATSLAQVMLNQGAIREDQLLYFQLACGILAVLGHIYPIFAGFRGGKGVATVLGMMLAIAPLTVGVCLLVFLAMLFIWRYVSLSSMTAGLAFALLQLLPPFRPDNSLLLIFGFVLAGLLIYTHRANIQRLLAGTESRVPLFGRR is encoded by the coding sequence ATGAATCTTCCTGTTGTACTTGGCCTGCTCGTGTTGGCCTATCTTCTCGGTTCCATCCCAACTGCGCTTTGGGTGGGGCAACGCTTCTTCGGTCTCGATATTCGGGAGCACGGCTCCGGTAACGCTGGCGCTACCAACACCTTCCGGGTGCTGGGTAAGAAACCTGGGTCCCTCGTAATGGCCGTGGATGTGCTGAAAGGCTGGGCTGCCACTTCGCTAGCTCAAGTGATGCTGAACCAAGGCGCTATCCGGGAAGATCAATTGTTGTATTTCCAACTGGCATGCGGCATCTTGGCGGTGCTCGGGCACATTTACCCCATCTTTGCTGGTTTTCGGGGTGGAAAAGGCGTAGCCACGGTACTTGGAATGATGCTGGCAATTGCGCCGCTCACGGTAGGCGTGTGCTTGCTGGTGTTTCTGGCCATGCTGTTTATCTGGCGCTACGTCTCACTTTCCTCTATGACGGCAGGCCTAGCTTTTGCCTTGCTGCAACTACTGCCGCCGTTCCGCCCCGATAACTCGTTGCTGCTCATTTTCGGCTTTGTGCTAGCTGGGTTGCTGATTTATACGCACCGGGCGAATATCCAGCGGCTGCTAGCGGGTACGGAAAGCCGGGTACCGCTGTTTGGGCGGCGGTAA
- a CDS encoding winged helix-turn-helix domain-containing protein, with protein MKDILLENLTFSLNGRLWIESTNDRFLGIGRLELLEKIEAFGSISKAAQAMEMSYKKAWDLVSSMNAQARSPLVSTQAGGKRGGGAALTPEGKQVLETFQGMQARFRQFMEQETARLYE; from the coding sequence ATGAAAGACATCTTACTCGAAAACCTAACCTTCTCTCTGAATGGTCGATTGTGGATTGAAAGTACCAACGACCGTTTTTTAGGAATTGGCCGTCTCGAATTGCTTGAGAAAATAGAGGCCTTCGGTTCTATCTCCAAAGCCGCGCAAGCCATGGAAATGTCTTATAAAAAGGCCTGGGACTTAGTTAGTTCCATGAATGCACAGGCGCGCTCCCCCTTGGTGAGTACCCAGGCTGGTGGCAAGCGTGGAGGCGGGGCGGCCCTCACGCCCGAAGGCAAGCAGGTGCTAGAGACCTTTCAAGGTATGCAGGCCCGCTTTCGGCAGTTTATGGAGCAAGAAACCGCTCGGCTTTATGAATAG
- a CDS encoding TonB-dependent receptor, whose amino-acid sequence MPQALRTLGPLPVAFTLVSVLTAYRTHAQQPVSQQTIADSAKTKNVALGEVVVAASKVQESILQSPVTVEKLNARALRLTPAPSFFDAIENVKGVQVITPSLGFKVINARGFSNTTNVRFVQLVDGMDNQAPHIGAPIGNVLGPSDLDINAVEIVPGTAAALYGLNAINGLANFTTKSPFSFEGLSVQQKTGLNHVNDRSAGIHPYTEMSLRYAKVLVPNKLAFKVNATYLRGYDWVADNYTDINPNGNASTGLFGADNPARDPVSSYGNESSNRSNLTLGGKTYQVARTGYLEKDVTDYHLQTIRTDGALHYRLNSNTELAYTYRFSSLDNIYQRSNRFRLEEYRLQQHGLSLMSPVVQVRAYLTRENTGKSYNLRSMGENLDRSYKTDAVWNQEYTAAWNAATQTGQTVAQAHATARATADAGRLQPGTPEFKDRLRQLQDINNWDQGAALRVQSDLIHAEGQVNVGEALRRRASSSFPQWLDVLAGADHRTYVVVPDGNYFRNPNPGKDPLTDNLTYSKTGGFVQAGAHLFADKIRLTATARADKNDYFSTRFNPRLTAVYSPTQRHNFRLSYQSGYRFPSLFEGFSNVNSGQVQRVGGLRVMSDGVFENSYLRTSIDAFNAAITKDVNTGGLTRAQAIANNQGILAKNTYTYLKPEFIKSLELGYKAALLSDARLLVDVDFYYNAYRDFITQVEAYVPITGTGEVITTTETNLNAVATALSARSGQSRYRLWTNSKSQVYNYGGSAGLHYELVGGYLAGANVTYARLDRTANGDGLEDGFNTPRWAYNWSVGNENAYKNFGFGLNYRWQTRYYSKTFLVNGYVPAYSTLDAQISYAVPTPKLRFKLGATNVLNHYYYSFLGGPRIGGLYYLAITWGVR is encoded by the coding sequence ATGCCTCAAGCCTTACGCACGCTAGGACCCTTGCCTGTTGCTTTCACTTTGGTAAGTGTCCTTACCGCCTATCGGACGCACGCCCAACAACCGGTTTCGCAGCAGACGATTGCTGACTCTGCCAAGACGAAAAACGTCGCGCTCGGCGAAGTAGTAGTGGCGGCTTCCAAAGTACAGGAGAGTATTTTACAGTCGCCGGTGACGGTGGAGAAGCTGAACGCCCGTGCCTTGCGCCTCACGCCAGCCCCCTCTTTCTTCGATGCCATCGAGAACGTTAAGGGCGTGCAGGTGATTACCCCAAGTCTTGGGTTCAAGGTCATCAATGCGCGTGGGTTCTCCAATACTACTAACGTCCGCTTCGTGCAGCTCGTGGACGGCATGGATAATCAAGCGCCGCATATTGGCGCTCCGATCGGCAACGTCTTGGGGCCAAGCGACCTAGATATTAATGCCGTGGAAATTGTCCCTGGCACTGCGGCTGCACTTTATGGACTAAACGCCATCAACGGGCTAGCCAACTTCACGACCAAGAGTCCCTTTTCGTTCGAAGGCCTCAGCGTGCAGCAGAAAACCGGCCTCAACCACGTGAACGACCGAAGCGCTGGGATACATCCGTACACCGAAATGAGCCTGCGGTACGCCAAAGTACTGGTGCCCAATAAGCTAGCTTTTAAAGTAAACGCAACCTACCTGCGTGGCTACGATTGGGTCGCTGACAACTACACTGACATCAACCCGAATGGCAATGCTAGCACGGGATTATTTGGGGCTGACAACCCGGCTCGCGACCCAGTCAGCAGCTACGGCAACGAATCCTCGAACCGCTCTAACCTGACCCTAGGTGGCAAGACCTACCAAGTGGCGCGCACCGGTTACCTGGAAAAAGATGTGACTGATTATCACCTGCAAACCATCCGCACCGATGGGGCGCTCCACTACCGTCTCAACAGCAACACCGAGCTAGCCTACACCTACCGCTTCAGCAGTCTCGATAACATCTACCAGCGCTCTAACCGCTTTCGGCTGGAAGAGTACCGGTTGCAGCAGCATGGCTTATCGCTGATGAGTCCGGTGGTGCAGGTGCGGGCCTATCTCACGCGTGAGAACACGGGGAAAAGCTACAACCTGCGGTCGATGGGCGAGAACCTCGACCGCAGCTACAAAACCGATGCAGTCTGGAACCAGGAGTATACCGCCGCTTGGAACGCTGCTACCCAAACGGGCCAGACTGTGGCACAAGCCCACGCCACGGCTCGCGCCACAGCCGACGCTGGCCGCCTGCAGCCGGGCACGCCGGAATTCAAAGACCGTTTGCGGCAGCTTCAGGATATCAATAACTGGGACCAGGGCGCCGCTTTGCGCGTACAATCTGATCTGATTCATGCAGAAGGCCAGGTAAATGTTGGGGAAGCCCTTCGCCGCCGGGCGAGCAGCAGCTTTCCGCAGTGGCTCGACGTGCTAGCCGGGGCTGACCACCGCACTTACGTCGTCGTACCCGATGGCAACTACTTTCGCAACCCAAACCCCGGCAAAGACCCGCTCACCGATAACCTAACGTATAGCAAAACGGGCGGTTTTGTGCAGGCGGGTGCGCATTTGTTCGCTGACAAAATCCGTCTGACGGCTACGGCGCGGGCTGACAAGAACGATTATTTCAGCACTCGGTTCAATCCGCGCCTCACAGCTGTGTACTCACCCACGCAGCGCCACAACTTCCGGCTCAGCTACCAGAGCGGCTACCGCTTTCCTAGCTTGTTTGAGGGGTTTTCCAACGTCAATAGCGGACAGGTACAACGCGTAGGTGGCCTGCGCGTGATGTCAGATGGCGTGTTTGAGAACAGCTACCTGCGTACCAGCATCGACGCCTTCAATGCGGCCATCACCAAGGACGTGAATACCGGAGGCCTTACGCGCGCGCAAGCTATTGCCAACAACCAAGGCATCTTAGCAAAGAACACCTACACCTACTTAAAGCCTGAATTCATCAAGTCGTTGGAGCTAGGTTACAAGGCAGCGCTGTTGTCGGACGCCCGCTTGCTGGTCGATGTAGATTTTTACTACAATGCGTACCGCGACTTTATCACGCAGGTGGAGGCTTACGTTCCTATCACTGGCACAGGTGAGGTTATCACGACCACTGAAACCAACCTAAATGCCGTTGCTACTGCCCTGAGTGCTCGTAGTGGGCAGAGCCGGTACCGCCTCTGGACCAACTCGAAGAGCCAAGTGTACAATTACGGCGGCAGCGCGGGCCTACACTATGAGCTGGTCGGCGGCTACCTGGCGGGCGCTAACGTCACCTACGCCCGCCTGGACCGCACCGCCAACGGCGACGGTTTGGAAGACGGCTTCAACACGCCGCGTTGGGCTTACAACTGGAGCGTTGGGAATGAAAATGCTTACAAGAACTTCGGCTTTGGCCTGAACTACCGCTGGCAGACCCGCTATTACTCCAAAACTTTTCTGGTAAATGGCTACGTGCCAGCCTATAGCACCCTCGACGCGCAGATTAGCTACGCGGTTCCCACACCCAAGCTACGCTTCAAGCTAGGTGCCACCAACGTGCTTAATCACTATTATTATTCGTTTCTGGGCGGACCGCGTATTGGGGGGCTGTACTACTTAGCCATAACGTGGGGCGTAAGATGA
- a CDS encoding LacI family DNA-binding transcriptional regulator, whose amino-acid sequence MAANRASIADLAKKLNISVSTVSRALNNHTSISESTRKKVWQLAREVNYQPNHLAAALRKGRSNLLGVMVPHIEGHFFSSVMHGIETVASKVGFNIMICQSNENVANEKKNIESLMNAQVEGILVSLARNTHDFKHFEKVSTRAIPLVFFDRVLEGINVSSVIIDDYLGAYQAVTHLIEQGCQRIAHFAGPQHLNIYKNRQRGYLDALQAHGLPHEQELIFTCDMKTEDGVEGMEKLLALPVPPDAVFSASDFSAVGAMQVLKARRVQVPEDIALVGFSNETFTSLTEPRITSVDQRCEQMGQSAVKLFLEMLEDKSGQFSPRRIVLQPELLVRESSLRLQHHLTPHVMAK is encoded by the coding sequence TTGGCAGCTAACCGAGCATCTATAGCAGACCTAGCCAAGAAGCTGAACATCTCAGTTTCGACCGTCTCACGCGCCCTGAACAACCACACGAGCATCAGCGAAAGCACGCGCAAGAAAGTCTGGCAATTGGCAAGAGAAGTTAACTACCAACCCAACCACTTGGCAGCGGCGCTTCGGAAAGGTCGGAGCAATTTGCTCGGTGTAATGGTGCCGCACATCGAAGGCCATTTTTTCTCGTCGGTGATGCACGGTATCGAGACGGTAGCCAGCAAGGTGGGCTTCAACATCATGATCTGCCAGTCAAACGAAAACGTGGCCAATGAGAAGAAGAACATTGAGTCATTGATGAATGCGCAAGTAGAAGGTATTCTGGTTTCCTTGGCGCGCAACACCCACGATTTTAAGCACTTCGAAAAGGTGAGCACGCGGGCTATTCCGCTGGTATTTTTCGACCGGGTACTGGAAGGCATCAACGTCAGCTCCGTCATTATTGATGATTACCTAGGAGCGTACCAAGCCGTAACGCACTTGATTGAACAGGGCTGTCAGCGAATAGCGCATTTCGCTGGCCCTCAGCACTTAAACATCTACAAGAACCGGCAGCGCGGCTACCTAGATGCCTTGCAGGCCCACGGCTTACCCCACGAGCAGGAGCTAATCTTCACGTGTGATATGAAAACGGAAGACGGCGTGGAAGGCATGGAGAAACTACTAGCCTTGCCTGTTCCACCCGACGCAGTGTTCTCCGCCAGTGATTTTTCAGCCGTTGGGGCCATGCAAGTGCTCAAAGCACGTCGGGTTCAGGTACCGGAAGACATTGCCTTGGTAGGCTTCAGCAACGAAACCTTCACCTCCCTCACCGAGCCGCGCATCACCTCCGTCGATCAGCGCTGCGAGCAAATGGGGCAGTCAGCGGTGAAGCTTTTTCTGGAAATGCTCGAAGACAAGTCGGGGCAGTTTTCGCCGCGTCGTATCGTACTCCAGCCCGAGCTACTAGTGCGTGAGTCGTCGTTGCGGTTGCAGCATCATCTTACGCCCCACGTTATGGCTAAGTAG